One Halobaculum sp. CBA1158 DNA segment encodes these proteins:
- a CDS encoding DMT family transporter, whose amino-acid sequence MNRDAAGFLTLAALWGTAFVATKAALAEFPPVLLAALRFDIAAVVLFAAALVAADAPEALLPAGRGDLAPILAGGAFSIGLHHALLFTGQQYVSAAVAATLLGLIPVLTPVAARAVRPDERLGAVGAVGILVGFSGLVLIADPDPERLRALPGSVAGAGADTGTGADTATTATGTTAGPLPPLTVGTVFVFGSAVAWVAGAVTTREDDATLGPLALQAWMAAVGAGLLHVAAAALGQSPLGLTPSAGGLAWLAYLAVVPGAGGFLLYFRLLDRLGPIRAGLLEYAIPPFAALFGFVVLGETLAGRTLQGFACVFVAFVLVQREPIRGALRRRFG is encoded by the coding sequence GTGAACCGCGACGCCGCCGGCTTCCTGACGCTCGCGGCGCTGTGGGGGACGGCGTTCGTGGCGACGAAGGCGGCCCTCGCGGAGTTCCCGCCGGTGTTGCTCGCGGCGCTGCGCTTCGATATCGCCGCAGTCGTGCTGTTTGCGGCCGCACTCGTCGCCGCCGACGCCCCCGAGGCGCTGTTGCCCGCCGGCCGCGGCGACCTCGCGCCGATCCTCGCGGGCGGTGCCTTCAGTATCGGGCTCCATCACGCGCTGTTGTTCACCGGCCAGCAGTACGTCTCCGCGGCCGTCGCGGCGACCCTGCTCGGGCTCATTCCGGTGCTCACCCCCGTGGCCGCCCGGGCAGTCCGCCCCGACGAGCGCCTCGGGGCCGTCGGGGCCGTCGGCATCCTCGTCGGCTTCTCGGGACTCGTACTCATCGCCGACCCCGATCCCGAGCGCCTTCGGGCGCTCCCCGGGAGCGTCGCCGGCGCGGGTGCGGACACGGGGACGGGTGCGGACACGGCGACGACAGCCACCGGGACGACCGCTGGTCCGCTGCCGCCGCTCACCGTCGGAACGGTGTTCGTCTTCGGGTCGGCCGTCGCGTGGGTCGCGGGTGCCGTGACGACCCGCGAGGACGACGCGACGCTCGGGCCGCTGGCGCTGCAGGCGTGGATGGCCGCCGTGGGGGCCGGCCTGCTCCACGTCGCCGCGGCGGCGCTGGGGCAGTCGCCGCTGGGGTTGACTCCCTCGGCCGGCGGGCTCGCGTGGCTCGCCTACCTCGCCGTGGTCCCCGGCGCGGGCGGGTTCCTGCTGTACTTCCGCCTGCTCGACCGGCTCGGGCCGATCCGGGCGGGGCTGCTGGAGTACGCGATCCCGCCGTTCGCGGCGCTGTTCGGGTTCGTCGTCCTCGGCGAGACGCTCGCGGGCCGGACGCTCCAGGGGTTCGCGTGCGTGTTCGTCGCGTTCGTGCTCGTCCAGCGCGAGCCGATCCGCGGGGCGCTCCGCCGGCGGTTCGGCTGA
- a CDS encoding isopentenyl phosphate kinase has product MTVILKLGGSVITEKDRPKTLDGETLASLAAAIGDAEVDDLVVVHGGGSFGHHHAAEHGVSTTAGIRDVDGVMDVHGAMTTLNRFVLSRLHTEDVPAVPVHPLSAAARDADGELTLMTDQVATMLEEGFVPVLHGDGVVHAGEGVTVLSGDELVTALATALDAERVGLCSTVPGVLDGDDEVIPAIESFDEVADVLGVSDATDVTGGMAAKVRELLGLGSPASVFGPESLEGFLAGDDVGTRIG; this is encoded by the coding sequence ATGACCGTGATCCTGAAGCTCGGCGGCTCGGTGATCACCGAGAAGGACCGCCCCAAGACGCTCGACGGTGAGACGCTCGCGTCGCTCGCGGCCGCGATCGGCGACGCCGAGGTCGACGACCTCGTGGTCGTCCACGGCGGCGGCTCGTTCGGGCACCACCACGCCGCCGAACACGGCGTGAGCACGACCGCGGGGATCCGGGACGTGGACGGCGTGATGGACGTGCACGGCGCGATGACGACGCTGAACCGCTTCGTGCTCTCGCGGCTCCACACCGAGGACGTGCCGGCTGTGCCCGTCCACCCGCTCTCGGCGGCCGCCCGCGACGCCGACGGCGAGTTGACGCTGATGACCGATCAGGTCGCGACGATGCTCGAGGAGGGGTTCGTCCCCGTGCTCCACGGCGACGGCGTCGTCCACGCCGGCGAGGGGGTCACGGTCCTCTCGGGCGACGAACTCGTAACCGCGCTGGCGACGGCGCTGGACGCCGAACGGGTGGGGCTGTGCTCGACGGTGCCGGGCGTGCTCGACGGCGACGACGAGGTGATCCCCGCCATCGAGTCGTTCGACGAGGTCGCCGACGTGCTCGGCGTCAGCGACGCGACCGACGTGACGGGCGGCATGGCCGCGAAGGTGCGCGAACTGCTCGGACTGGGGTCGCCGGCGAGCGTGTTCGGTCCCGAGTCGCTGGAGGGCTTTCTCGCCGGCGACGATGTGGGCACGCGGATCGGGTAG
- the mvk gene encoding mevalonate kinase, producing MTTCSAPGKVYLFGEHAVVYGEPAVPCAIERRARVTVEPREDGRVRVDAADLSLDGFTVTWGESIDDRPDIDVPAPLVEAAMEYIEAAVAQARDAAGAPDAGFDIAVESAIPLGAGLGSSAAVVVAGIDAATRALGTELDAEAVARRAYRAEHEVQDGQASRADTYCSAMGGAVRVEGEDTRTIDAPALPFVVGYDGGAGDTGELVAGVRALREEHEFAADTVETVGDLTREGERLLGDADPDSEPDDALLADLGELMEFNHGLLSALGVSARSLDAMVWAAREAGARGAKLTGAGGGGCIVALDPDPGSQRALEFSTECEQAFRAELATEGVRVEEP from the coding sequence ATGACCACCTGCAGCGCGCCGGGGAAGGTGTACCTCTTCGGCGAACACGCGGTCGTCTACGGCGAGCCGGCGGTGCCGTGCGCGATCGAGCGTCGCGCCCGGGTGACCGTCGAGCCCCGCGAGGACGGACGCGTCCGCGTCGACGCCGCGGACCTCTCGCTGGACGGCTTCACAGTCACGTGGGGCGAGAGCATCGACGACCGGCCGGATATCGACGTGCCGGCACCGCTGGTCGAGGCGGCCATGGAGTACATCGAGGCGGCGGTCGCGCAGGCGCGCGACGCCGCGGGGGCACCCGACGCGGGCTTCGACATCGCCGTCGAGTCGGCGATCCCGCTGGGTGCCGGGCTGGGGTCGTCGGCGGCGGTCGTCGTCGCCGGTATCGACGCGGCGACGCGGGCGCTGGGGACCGAACTCGACGCCGAGGCGGTCGCCCGGCGGGCCTACCGCGCGGAGCACGAGGTGCAGGACGGCCAGGCGTCGCGTGCGGACACCTATTGCTCGGCGATGGGCGGGGCCGTCCGCGTCGAGGGCGAAGACACCCGAACGATCGACGCGCCGGCGCTCCCGTTCGTCGTCGGCTACGACGGCGGCGCGGGGGACACCGGCGAACTCGTGGCGGGCGTTCGAGCGCTCCGCGAGGAGCACGAGTTCGCCGCCGACACCGTCGAGACTGTGGGCGATCTCACCCGCGAGGGCGAGCGCCTGCTCGGCGACGCCGATCCCGACTCCGAGCCGGACGACGCCCTGCTCGCGGATCTGGGCGAGCTGATGGAGTTCAATCACGGCCTGCTGTCGGCGCTGGGCGTCTCCGCCCGGTCGCTGGACGCGATGGTGTGGGCCGCCCGGGAGGCGGGCGCACGCGGGGCGAAACTCACCGGCGCGGGCGGGGGCGGCTGTATCGTCGCGCTCGACCCCGATCCGGGGAGCCAGCGCGCGCTGGAGTTCTCGACCGAGTGCGAGCAGGCGTTCCGCGCCGAACTCGCGACCGAGGGCGTTCGCGTGGAGGAGCCGTAG
- the rpsB gene encoding 30S ribosomal protein S2, whose product MSESENDADTEAAADAEEEVTETEPAADESPDETEEQPEETEAAEAADEEESPRFDEDVMPDDEADLLIPVEDYLSAGVHIGTQQKTKDMERFIHRVRDDGLYVLDVSTTDDRIRTAASFLADYDPEQVLVTSSRQYGRFPAEKFADAIGARARTGRFIPGTLTNPEYAGYIEPDVVVVTDPIGDAQAVKEAITVGIPVIAMCDSNNQVSNVDLVIPTNNKGRRALSVVYWLLANETLDRRGAEPGYALEDFEAEL is encoded by the coding sequence ATGAGCGAAAGCGAGAACGACGCAGACACCGAAGCGGCGGCCGACGCCGAGGAGGAGGTCACCGAGACCGAGCCCGCGGCCGACGAGTCGCCCGACGAGACAGAGGAACAGCCCGAGGAGACCGAGGCGGCCGAGGCCGCCGACGAGGAGGAGAGCCCGCGCTTCGACGAGGACGTCATGCCGGACGACGAGGCGGACCTGCTCATCCCCGTCGAGGACTACCTCTCTGCCGGGGTCCACATCGGGACCCAGCAGAAGACGAAGGACATGGAGCGGTTCATCCACCGCGTCCGCGACGACGGCCTGTACGTGCTCGACGTGAGCACGACGGACGACCGCATCCGGACGGCCGCTTCGTTCCTGGCGGACTACGACCCCGAGCAGGTGCTCGTCACCTCCTCGCGTCAGTACGGTCGCTTCCCCGCCGAGAAGTTCGCCGACGCCATCGGCGCGCGCGCCCGCACCGGGCGCTTCATCCCGGGGACGCTGACGAACCCCGAGTACGCCGGCTACATCGAGCCGGACGTCGTGGTCGTCACCGACCCCATCGGCGACGCGCAGGCGGTCAAGGAGGCCATCACGGTCGGCATCCCCGTCATCGCCATGTGCGACTCCAACAACCAGGTCTCCAACGTCGACCTGGTGATCCCCACCAACAACAAGGGTCGCCGCGCCCTGTCGGTCGTCTACTGGCTGCTGGCCAACGAGACGCTCGACCGCCGCGGTGCCGAACCCGGCTACGCCCTCGAGGACTTCGAGGCGGAACTGTAA
- the eno gene encoding phosphopyruvate hydratase — MTLVASVSLRRVLDSRGNPTVEADVLTESGGFGRAAAPSGASTGEYEAIELPPREAIAAAREHAVPRLEGTVHAGNQREVDAALTAADGTDDFSEIGANSAVAISMAAAKAGADVLGAPLFQHLGGTFRDADRTFPVPLGNVVGGGEHAAEATHIQEFLAAPVGAPSVAEAVFANADVHAVVAEILDDRGVAAAKGDEGAWAPAVSDAEAFEIVDEATERVADAVGFEIRFGLDVAASELYDADAGVYRYGDTERTPDEQVEYVAELVDEYDLAYVEDPLDEDDYEGFAELTDRVGDQTLICGDDLFVTNVERLSRGIDEGAANSILIKPNQIGTLSDAFDAVELAQRNGLDAVVSHRSGETEDTTIAHLAVATDASFIKTGTVGGERTAKLNELIRIAEEAV, encoded by the coding sequence ATGACGCTGGTCGCCTCGGTGTCGTTGCGTCGCGTGCTCGACTCCCGTGGGAATCCCACGGTCGAGGCGGACGTGCTCACGGAGTCCGGCGGCTTCGGCCGCGCGGCCGCCCCGTCGGGGGCGTCGACGGGCGAGTACGAAGCGATCGAACTCCCGCCGCGGGAGGCGATCGCCGCCGCCCGCGAGCACGCCGTGCCGCGACTCGAGGGAACGGTCCACGCCGGCAATCAGCGCGAGGTCGACGCCGCGTTGACCGCCGCCGACGGCACCGACGACTTCTCTGAGATCGGTGCCAACAGCGCCGTCGCGATCAGCATGGCGGCCGCGAAGGCGGGTGCCGACGTGCTGGGCGCGCCGCTGTTCCAGCACCTCGGCGGCACGTTCCGCGACGCCGACCGCACGTTCCCGGTTCCGCTGGGCAACGTCGTGGGCGGCGGCGAGCACGCCGCCGAGGCGACCCACATCCAGGAGTTCCTCGCCGCGCCGGTCGGCGCGCCGTCGGTCGCGGAGGCCGTCTTCGCCAACGCCGACGTGCACGCCGTCGTCGCCGAGATCCTCGACGATCGCGGCGTCGCCGCCGCGAAGGGAGACGAGGGGGCGTGGGCCCCCGCCGTCTCGGACGCCGAGGCGTTCGAGATCGTCGACGAGGCGACCGAGCGCGTCGCCGACGCGGTCGGCTTCGAGATCCGCTTCGGCCTCGACGTGGCCGCCTCGGAGCTGTACGACGCCGACGCCGGCGTCTACCGCTACGGCGACACCGAGCGCACGCCCGACGAGCAGGTCGAGTACGTGGCCGAACTGGTCGACGAGTACGACCTCGCGTACGTCGAGGACCCCCTCGACGAGGACGACTACGAGGGGTTCGCGGAGCTGACTGACAGGGTCGGCGACCAAACGCTGATCTGCGGGGACGACCTGTTCGTGACCAACGTCGAGCGCCTCTCGCGGGGGATCGACGAGGGCGCGGCCAACAGCATCCTGATCAAGCCGAACCAGATCGGGACGCTCTCGGACGCGTTCGACGCCGTGGAGCTGGCCCAGCGCAACGGGCTGGACGCGGTCGTCTCCCACCGCTCGGGCGAGACCGAGGACACCACCATCGCACACCTCGCCGTCGCGACCGACGCCTCGTTCATCAAGACGGGGACCGTCGGCGGCGAGCGCACCGCAAAGCTGAACGAACTCATCCGCATCGCGGAGGAGGCAGTATGA
- a CDS encoding DNA-directed RNA polymerase subunit K produces the protein MSANLNYNRYEKARILGARALQLAYGAPVLVESDQSEPILIAAEEYDAGVLPFTVRREGK, from the coding sequence ATGAGCGCGAACCTGAACTACAACCGGTACGAGAAGGCCCGCATCCTCGGCGCGCGAGCGCTGCAGTTGGCGTACGGCGCGCCGGTGTTGGTTGAGTCGGACCAGTCCGAGCCCATCCTCATCGCCGCCGAGGAGTACGACGCCGGCGTGTTGCCGTTCACCGTCCGGCGGGAGGGCAAGTAG
- a CDS encoding DNA-directed RNA polymerase subunit N, with product MMIPVRCFTCGNVIGEHWEEFKARAKEGEEDPAVVLDDLGVDRHCCRRMMVSHTDLVDVVSPYQ from the coding sequence ATGATGATCCCCGTCCGGTGTTTCACGTGCGGTAACGTCATCGGGGAACACTGGGAGGAGTTCAAGGCCCGCGCCAAGGAGGGCGAGGAGGACCCCGCGGTGGTCCTCGACGACCTCGGCGTCGACCGCCACTGCTGCCGGCGGATGATGGTCAGTCACACCGACCTCGTCGACGTGGTTTCACCCTACCAATGA
- a CDS encoding 30S ribosomal protein S9 has translation MVTNTSGKKKTAVARATVTDGEGRVRIDSQPVELVEPETARLKMLEPFRIAGEDLRSEVDVEVSVDGGGFAGQADAVRTAIARGIVQHRNDAELRDAFMKFDRSLLVNDSRQSEPKKWGGPGARARYQKSYR, from the coding sequence ATGGTAACGAACACGTCCGGAAAGAAGAAGACCGCAGTCGCCCGCGCCACCGTCACCGACGGCGAGGGGCGGGTGCGTATCGACTCCCAGCCCGTCGAGCTGGTCGAACCGGAGACGGCGCGCCTGAAGATGCTGGAGCCGTTCCGCATCGCCGGCGAGGACCTCCGCTCGGAGGTCGACGTCGAGGTGTCGGTCGACGGCGGCGGCTTCGCCGGTCAGGCGGACGCCGTCCGCACCGCCATCGCGCGCGGCATCGTGCAACACCGCAACGACGCGGAACTGCGCGACGCCTTCATGAAGTTCGACCGCTCGCTGCTGGTGAACGACTCCCGGCAGAGCGAACCGAAGAAGTGGGGCGGGCCCGGCGCACGCGCTCGCTACCAGAAGTCGTACCGCTGA
- a CDS encoding 50S ribosomal protein L13, with the protein MSLAEFEADVVVDGRDAIMGRVASQVAQRALEGERVAIVNAERAVITGNTEATLEKYRTRANLGSDSGPYYPKRPDRIFKRSVRGMLPYKTTKGREAFENVRVYVGNPFDSETTSPDEDAPEPEVLDGTSLDRLSNIKFTTLGDVAEDLGANVTW; encoded by the coding sequence ATGAGTCTCGCCGAGTTCGAGGCCGACGTGGTCGTCGACGGGCGCGACGCCATCATGGGTCGCGTCGCGTCGCAGGTCGCACAGCGGGCGCTCGAGGGCGAGCGCGTCGCGATCGTCAACGCCGAGCGCGCGGTCATCACGGGCAACACCGAGGCGACGCTCGAGAAGTACCGCACCCGCGCGAACCTCGGCTCCGACTCGGGTCCGTACTACCCGAAGCGACCGGACCGCATCTTCAAGCGGTCGGTCCGCGGGATGCTGCCGTACAAGACCACGAAGGGTCGCGAGGCGTTCGAGAACGTCCGCGTGTACGTCGGCAACCCGTTCGACTCCGAGACGACCTCGCCCGACGAGGACGCGCCGGAGCCGGAGGTGCTCGACGGCACCTCCCTCGATCGCCTGTCGAACATCAAGTTCACCACCCTCGGCGACGTCGCCGAGGACCTGGGGGCCAACGTCACATGGTAA
- a CDS encoding 50S ribosomal protein L18e → MSSSKSNPRLQNLIAELKSVARSSDASVWQDVADRLEKPRRTHAEVNLGRIERYANEDETVVVPGKVLGSGVLRKDVTVAAVDFSGTAETKIDQAGDAVRLEEALSNNPEGTDVRVIR, encoded by the coding sequence ATGAGTAGTAGCAAGAGTAATCCGAGACTTCAGAACCTCATCGCCGAACTGAAGTCGGTCGCGCGCTCGTCCGATGCCAGCGTCTGGCAGGACGTCGCCGACCGGCTCGAAAAGCCGCGGCGCACGCACGCGGAGGTCAACCTCGGCCGCATCGAGCGGTACGCGAACGAGGACGAGACCGTCGTCGTGCCGGGCAAGGTGCTCGGCTCGGGCGTGCTCCGTAAGGACGTCACCGTCGCCGCCGTCGACTTCTCCGGCACCGCCGAGACGAAGATCGACCAGGCCGGCGACGCCGTCCGGCTGGAGGAAGCGCTGTCGAACAACCCCGAAGGGACCGACGTCCGGGTGATCCGATGA
- a CDS encoding DNA-directed RNA polymerase subunit D, with the protein MADDFDVEVVTRDDRSARLLVRGLTPAVANGLRRTMLSEVPTFSIDEVRFVENSSVMFDEMVGLRLGLVPLTTPLDDYEVGDTVTLALDVEGPATAYSGDIETSDDLVQPADDNVPIIELKEGQRLEFEADAVLDTGKEHAKHQGGVAVGYRHLQRVSVVGEAGEFDDEEPNILRGVIETEDGDLVHTEEFDSDLTNRYPGKELEIEDVPGAFVFHIETDGSMSVEELTLRAVESLRDRADELAEKVAV; encoded by the coding sequence ATGGCGGACGACTTCGACGTCGAGGTAGTCACGCGCGACGATCGCTCGGCGCGGCTGCTCGTCCGCGGGCTCACGCCCGCGGTCGCCAACGGCCTGCGCCGGACGATGCTCTCGGAAGTGCCGACGTTCTCGATCGACGAGGTGCGGTTCGTCGAGAACTCCTCGGTCATGTTCGACGAGATGGTCGGGCTCCGTCTGGGGCTCGTCCCCCTGACGACGCCCCTCGACGACTACGAGGTCGGCGACACCGTCACCCTCGCGCTCGACGTCGAGGGGCCGGCGACGGCGTACTCGGGCGACATCGAGACGTCCGACGACCTCGTCCAGCCCGCCGACGACAACGTCCCCATCATCGAGTTGAAGGAGGGACAGCGCCTGGAGTTCGAGGCCGACGCGGTCCTCGACACCGGCAAGGAGCACGCGAAACACCAGGGCGGCGTGGCCGTCGGCTACCGCCACCTGCAGCGCGTCTCCGTCGTCGGCGAGGCCGGCGAGTTCGACGACGAGGAGCCGAACATCCTCCGTGGCGTCATCGAGACGGAGGACGGCGATCTCGTCCACACCGAGGAGTTCGATTCGGACCTCACGAACCGCTACCCCGGCAAGGAACTCGAGATCGAGGACGTTCCCGGCGCGTTCGTCTTCCACATCGAGACGGACGGGTCGATGAGCGTCGAGGAGCTCACCCTCCGCGCGGTCGAGTCGTTGCGTGACCGCGCGGACGAACTGGCAGAGAAAGTCGCAGTCTAA
- a CDS encoding 30S ribosomal protein S11, translating into MSEADNDGGARWAIANVFSSFNNTLITVTDITGAETLVKSSGGAVVKQNRDEASPYAAMQMAEGVAEQLKAQGIEGVHVRIRGPGGNAQKSPGPGAQPTIRALARAGIEIGRIEDVTPIPHDGTRAPKKNRL; encoded by the coding sequence ATGAGTGAAGCAGACAACGACGGCGGGGCCCGCTGGGCCATCGCCAACGTGTTCTCGTCGTTCAACAACACCCTCATCACGGTGACCGACATCACCGGGGCCGAGACGCTGGTCAAGTCCTCGGGCGGTGCCGTGGTGAAGCAGAACCGAGACGAAGCGTCGCCGTACGCGGCCATGCAGATGGCCGAAGGCGTCGCGGAACAGCTCAAGGCCCAGGGCATCGAGGGCGTCCACGTCCGCATCCGCGGACCCGGCGGCAACGCCCAGAAGTCCCCCGGGCCGGGCGCGCAGCCGACGATCCGCGCGCTCGCCCGTGCCGGGATCGAGATCGGTCGCATCGAGGACGTGACCCCGATCCCGCACGACGGCACTCGAGCGCCGAAGAAAAACCGCCTGTAA
- a CDS encoding 30S ribosomal protein S4: MSTGTSTKRYETPNHPYQGERIDEESDLLSTYGLKNKEELWRAQSELRRYRREARRLIGETQGDVEAANEAGEDFVARLRRLGILEDADAITDVLSLDVTDVLERRLQTVAYRKGVGNSTKQARQFILHGHVVVGDARVTRPSYKVETAEEDLVDFDEISPLADELHPERAEGQ; this comes from the coding sequence ATGAGCACCGGAACCTCAACCAAGCGATACGAGACGCCGAACCATCCGTATCAGGGCGAGCGGATCGACGAGGAGTCGGACCTGCTGTCCACGTACGGCCTGAAGAACAAAGAGGAGCTGTGGCGCGCGCAGTCGGAACTGCGCCGCTACCGCCGCGAGGCGCGACGCCTCATCGGCGAGACGCAGGGCGACGTCGAGGCGGCCAACGAGGCCGGCGAGGACTTCGTCGCGCGGCTGCGCCGGCTCGGCATCCTCGAGGACGCCGACGCGATCACGGACGTCCTGTCGCTGGACGTGACCGACGTGCTCGAGCGCCGGCTTCAGACGGTCGCGTACCGCAAGGGCGTCGGCAACTCGACGAAGCAGGCGCGGCAGTTCATCCTTCACGGCCACGTGGTCGTCGGGGACGCCCGCGTCACCCGCCCGTCCTACAAGGTCGAGACCGCCGAGGAGGATCTGGTCGACTTCGACGAGATCTCCCCGCTCGCGGACGAACTCCACCCCGAACGCGCGGAGGGTCAGTAA
- a CDS encoding 30S ribosomal protein S13, with protein sequence MSAEEPENAPDAEEDDEDLQYFVRIGQTDLDGTKTVERSLSDMKGIGQRTARLVAEEADVDRTATFGRLDQDDIDAVVDVVQNFSEHVPEWMVNRQKDFFTGETDHIVGSDLNEKRRHDINRMKMIDSYKGVRHKRGQKVRGQRTKSTGRTEGTIGVNVEEIREEQAEEEAAAAEDDDE encoded by the coding sequence ATGAGTGCAGAAGAACCAGAGAACGCGCCCGACGCGGAGGAGGACGACGAGGACCTCCAGTACTTCGTCCGCATCGGCCAGACGGACCTGGACGGGACGAAGACCGTCGAGCGCAGTCTCAGCGACATGAAAGGCATCGGCCAGCGCACGGCGCGCCTGGTGGCCGAGGAGGCCGACGTGGATCGAACCGCCACGTTCGGCCGCCTCGATCAGGACGACATCGACGCGGTCGTCGACGTCGTTCAGAACTTCTCGGAGCACGTCCCCGAATGGATGGTCAACCGGCAGAAGGACTTCTTCACCGGCGAGACCGACCACATCGTGGGCTCGGACCTCAACGAGAAGCGCCGCCACGACATCAACCGGATGAAGATGATCGACTCCTACAAAGGCGTCCGACACAAGCGCGGGCAGAAGGTCCGCGGACAGCGGACCAAGTCCACGGGCCGTACCGAGGGCACCATCGGCGTCAACGTCGAGGAGATCCGCGAGGAGCAGGCCGAGGAGGAAGCGGCCGCCGCGGAGGATGACGACGAATGA
- a CDS encoding ATP-binding protein — MTGDPGDDADETALADAVDSEAVAVSPAVLERMTDGFHVYDDEWRTTFLNEKARRIVSEAADVDLSTEEIVGSDIWELVPEAVGSEIHQRYHRAMETQESQEFETYYEPLGIWLEVRAFPSPSGLTVLFRDVTDEKRRVDQLEAREEILRAVTQALADPDLEFEGRVSELLRIGAGMLGTSYGTLSRVRDDQYVFEVVYAPDDSVAAGDVVDLSATNCERVVLSEESLAVADIGVDPDLSERAGYAEWGVSCYLGAPVRVNGSVYGTFCFYDDTPREEPFEEWQVTLVELLAEWVSSALERQVVEEDLRRQNDRLEQFAGIVSHDLRNPLAVAKGQSELAAEECDSEALEKAMRAHDRMERIISDVLTMARSGTAVESPESVDLSTVARKAWATVDTGDATLSAEDAPTVTADQSRLIQLLENLFRNAVEHGGPGVHVTVSSAPDGFAVADDGPGIPPGDRESVLEHGYSTREDGTGFGLSIVMEIAEAHGWSITVTESEAGGARFEFADGGSI, encoded by the coding sequence ATGACAGGCGACCCCGGAGACGACGCGGACGAGACCGCGCTCGCTGACGCCGTCGACTCCGAGGCCGTTGCGGTCAGCCCGGCGGTGCTCGAGCGGATGACCGACGGGTTCCACGTCTACGACGACGAGTGGCGGACGACGTTCCTCAACGAGAAAGCCCGTCGGATCGTCTCGGAGGCGGCCGACGTCGACCTCTCCACCGAAGAGATCGTCGGCAGCGACATCTGGGAGCTGGTGCCGGAGGCGGTCGGGAGCGAGATCCACCAACGGTACCACCGGGCGATGGAGACGCAGGAGTCCCAGGAGTTCGAGACGTACTATGAGCCGCTCGGGATCTGGCTCGAGGTACGGGCGTTCCCCTCGCCGTCCGGGCTGACGGTGCTGTTCCGGGACGTGACCGACGAGAAGCGACGAGTCGACCAGCTCGAGGCGCGAGAGGAGATCCTCCGTGCGGTTACTCAGGCGCTCGCCGATCCCGATCTGGAGTTCGAGGGTCGCGTTTCGGAGCTCCTGCGGATCGGCGCGGGGATGCTCGGCACGTCCTACGGAACGCTCTCGCGGGTCCGCGACGACCAGTACGTGTTCGAGGTGGTGTACGCACCCGACGACAGCGTCGCCGCCGGCGACGTCGTCGACCTCTCGGCGACGAACTGCGAGCGGGTGGTTCTCAGCGAGGAGTCGCTGGCCGTCGCCGACATCGGGGTCGACCCCGACCTGTCCGAACGCGCGGGATACGCCGAGTGGGGGGTCTCGTGTTACCTCGGCGCGCCCGTTCGAGTGAACGGCTCGGTGTACGGGACGTTCTGCTTCTACGACGACACCCCGCGCGAGGAGCCGTTCGAGGAGTGGCAGGTGACGCTCGTGGAGCTACTGGCCGAGTGGGTGTCCTCGGCGCTGGAGCGGCAGGTGGTCGAGGAGGACCTCCGCCGTCAGAACGACCGGCTGGAGCAGTTCGCCGGGATCGTCAGCCACGACCTCCGCAACCCCCTCGCCGTCGCGAAGGGACAGTCGGAGCTGGCCGCCGAGGAGTGCGACAGCGAGGCGCTGGAGAAGGCGATGCGGGCCCACGACCGGATGGAGCGCATCATCTCGGACGTGCTGACGATGGCGCGGTCGGGCACAGCCGTCGAGTCGCCCGAGTCGGTCGACCTGTCGACGGTCGCGCGCAAGGCGTGGGCGACCGTCGACACCGGCGACGCGACGCTGTCGGCCGAGGACGCGCCGACGGTCACGGCGGACCAGAGCCGCCTGATCCAGCTGCTGGAGAACCTCTTTCGCAACGCGGTCGAGCACGGCGGGCCGGGCGTGCACGTCACCGTGTCGTCGGCTCCGGACGGGTTCGCCGTCGCGGATGACGGCCCGGGGATCCCCCCGGGAGACCGTGAGTCGGTGCTCGAACACGGCTACTCCACCCGCGAGGACGGCACCGGCTTCGGGCTGAGTATCGTCATGGAGATCGCCGAGGCGCACGGCTGGTCGATCACGGTGACCGAGTCCGAAGCGGGCGGCGCGCGCTTCGAGTTCGCCGACGGGGGTTCCATCTGA